In one window of Miscanthus floridulus cultivar M001 chromosome 12, ASM1932011v1, whole genome shotgun sequence DNA:
- the LOC136495646 gene encoding uncharacterized protein, whose translation MAESCFGFDLNVSLEDDDDDNLPLDLNEHEGDDGNAGFDLNEPEDDEHGNGFDLNLPLDEFGAVDFDYVQNLAEQDVETPVQVHPPKHDYPEHVRKQVYQALLMTSKNGKLGKQDTTIVAGQFGVKIRSVQRIWKQGKNQLAQNIPVMVASLKKGRCGRKATPLDLEQLRNIPLKQRMIIEDVSSRLGISKSRIQRYLKKGLLRRHSSSIKPYLIEANKKTRLNWCMDMIEQGLVDDPKFKYLFDFVFIDEKWFYLSQKSERFGFFRAIQAIQYKKDAKTMKDLIPVVEQAFLEYSPWKANRIFVTLQSVLKEAMKLKGCNNIKIPYLQKQRLEREDSLPLQIPCEASLLAEALASLPETN comes from the exons ATGgctgagtcttgcttcggctttGATCTAAACGTCAGTTTagaggatgatgacgacgacaacCTTCCCTTGGATCTCAACGAGCATGAAGGTGACGATGGCAACGCTGGATTTGATTTGAACGAGCCTGAAGATGACGAGCATGGCAACG GATTCGATTTGAACTTGCCACTAGATGAATTTGGAGCTGTTGATTTTGATTACGTACAAAACCTAGCTG AACAAGATGTTGAGACTCCCGTTCAAGTACACCCGCCGAAGCATGACTATCCTGAACATGTTAGAAAACAAGTGTACCAAGCATTGTTGATgacaagcaagaatgggaaacTAGGCAAGCAAGATACAACAATTGTTGCCGGTCAATTTGGAGTAAAGATTCGATCAGTTCAGCGCATATGGAAGCAAGGTAAAAACCAACTTGCTCAAAACATTCCGGTCATGGTTGCTAGTCTAAAGAAAGGTAGATGTGGCCGTAAAGCAACCCCTCTTGATTTGGAACAACTGCGCAACATTCCCCTCAAGCAAAGAATGATCATAGAAGATGTGTCTAGTAGACTTGGTATTAGCAAATCTAGGATACAAAGGTATTTGAAAAAGGGTTTGCTTAGGCGCCACTCTAGTAGCATAAAACCTTACCTCATTGAAGCTAACAAGAAGACTAGGTTGAACTGGTGCATGGACATGAttgagcaaggtttggttgatgatccaAAGTTTAAGTATTTGTTTGACTTTGTGTTTATTGATGAGAAATGGTTCTATCTTTCTCAAAAATCTGAGAG ATTTGGGTTTTTTCGAGCTATTCAAGCTATTCAATACAAGAAAGATGCTAAGACAATGAAAGATCTAATTCCAGTAGTCGAACAG GCATTCTTGGAGTACAGTCCATGGAAAGCAAACAGGATTTTTGTAACACTACAATCTGTTTTGAAGGAAGCAATGAAGCTTAAAGGTTGCAACAATATAAAAATTCCTTACTTGCAGAAACAAAGACTAGAGAGGGAAGATAGTCTGCCATTGCAAATCCCTTGTGAAGCTTCATTGCTAGCCGAAGCACTTGCTAGTCTTCCTGAAACAAATTAG